The following proteins are co-located in the Mesorhizobium sp. M1E.F.Ca.ET.045.02.1.1 genome:
- a CDS encoding periplasmic heavy metal sensor — protein sequence MSTRLFAASLVLNVFLIGALAGGAGWLIGKSNPGYWLESAGGRLPAADRKAFRQALREVRRESRAVILDGQQARREAADLLQQPTLDANALAAALERARTADATIRSRLEQRIVEFAASSSPQDRKLLADALLRQVGRQRSPPAKNTP from the coding sequence ATGAGCACTCGTCTTTTCGCGGCATCGCTGGTGCTGAACGTCTTTCTGATCGGCGCGCTCGCCGGCGGCGCCGGCTGGCTGATCGGCAAGTCCAATCCGGGCTATTGGCTGGAATCTGCAGGCGGCAGGCTGCCCGCCGCCGATCGCAAGGCGTTCCGCCAGGCGCTGCGCGAGGTGCGTCGCGAGTCCCGCGCGGTCATCCTCGACGGGCAGCAGGCACGGCGCGAAGCGGCCGACCTTCTGCAACAGCCGACACTCGACGCGAACGCTCTGGCCGCCGCCCTCGAGCGGGCGCGCACTGCCGACGCCACCATCCGCAGCCGGCTCGAACAGCGCATCGTCGAATTCGCCGCATCGAGCTCGCCGCAGGACCGCAAGCTCCTGGCCGACGCCTTGCTGCGCCAAGTCGGCAGGCAGCGGTCGCCGCCTGCAAAAAATACGCCCTGA
- a CDS encoding DUF1800 family protein produces MALPVSNAAPPDPALVALNRFGLGARPGDELGKVAADARGCLKTELKQPDIALVSADDSKNAGLLDGTAAIQASMAAAAERKAARGEKAAPAMQPATDAPDSSADAKNKPVVPPVEADIYRDEAQARFDKAINAGPGFVERLVGFWSNHFCVSAAKGQIVRGCAGAFEREAIRPFVLGRFADMLLAVEHHPAMLFYLDNQQSIGPDSRAGKRRGRGLNENLAREILELHTMGVGSGYAQADVTSFAGMLTGWTMAGREGRLGEPGSFVFNANAHQPGKAVLLGKTYPDGGMGQAEAALNDIARHPATARHIAGKLACHFIADEPPPRSVAHLAEVFTKTDGDLHALALALIDMTEAWSMPLTKLRAPFDYVVAVRRAIGPPAGNEPQRTLRWLRALGEPLWQPPGPNGFPDRTDNWASAEGLKTRLDIAWQAAKQADDIGNPSDMLSTLIGASASAETREAIARAESRQQGLALLLMAPEFQRR; encoded by the coding sequence TTGGCCCTACCCGTTTCAAATGCCGCTCCGCCCGACCCGGCGCTTGTCGCGCTCAACCGCTTCGGGCTCGGCGCGAGGCCCGGCGACGAGCTCGGCAAGGTCGCGGCCGACGCACGCGGCTGCCTCAAGACGGAACTCAAGCAGCCGGATATCGCGCTTGTCTCGGCCGACGATTCAAAGAATGCCGGGTTGTTGGACGGCACCGCCGCGATCCAGGCCAGCATGGCCGCCGCCGCCGAACGCAAGGCGGCGCGGGGAGAGAAGGCGGCGCCCGCCATGCAGCCCGCAACAGACGCTCCGGACAGCTCAGCCGACGCAAAAAACAAGCCGGTCGTGCCGCCGGTCGAGGCCGATATCTATCGCGACGAGGCGCAGGCCCGTTTCGACAAGGCGATCAACGCCGGCCCCGGCTTCGTCGAACGGCTGGTCGGTTTCTGGTCGAACCATTTCTGCGTCTCGGCCGCCAAGGGCCAGATCGTGCGGGGCTGCGCCGGCGCCTTCGAGCGCGAGGCCATCCGCCCCTTCGTGCTCGGCCGCTTCGCCGACATGCTGCTCGCGGTCGAGCACCATCCGGCGATGCTGTTCTATCTCGACAACCAGCAGTCGATCGGGCCGGATTCGCGCGCCGGCAAGAGGCGCGGCCGCGGCCTCAACGAAAACCTTGCCCGCGAGATCCTGGAACTGCACACGATGGGCGTCGGCAGCGGCTATGCCCAAGCCGACGTCACCAGCTTTGCCGGCATGCTGACCGGCTGGACGATGGCCGGCCGCGAGGGGCGTCTGGGCGAACCCGGCAGCTTCGTCTTCAACGCCAACGCGCATCAGCCCGGCAAGGCGGTGCTGCTCGGCAAGACTTATCCGGACGGCGGCATGGGCCAGGCGGAAGCCGCGCTCAACGATATCGCGCGCCATCCGGCGACCGCGCGACATATCGCCGGCAAGCTCGCATGCCATTTCATCGCCGACGAGCCACCTCCTCGGTCGGTCGCGCATCTCGCCGAAGTCTTCACCAAGACGGATGGCGACCTGCACGCGCTGGCGCTGGCGCTGATCGACATGACCGAGGCCTGGTCGATGCCGCTGACCAAGCTGCGTGCGCCGTTCGACTATGTCGTTGCGGTCCGGCGGGCGATCGGTCCGCCCGCCGGCAACGAACCGCAACGGACGCTTCGCTGGCTAAGAGCATTGGGCGAGCCGCTCTGGCAGCCGCCCGGCCCGAACGGCTTTCCCGACCGGACCGACAACTGGGCTTCAGCCGAAGGCCTGAAGACGCGGCTCGACATCGCCTGGCAGGCCGCGAAGCAGGCCGACGATATCGGCAATCCCAGCGACATGCTCTCCACCCTGATCGGTGCTTCGGCATCGGCCGAGACGCGAGAGGCGATCGCGCGCGCCGAATCCAGACAGCAGGGTCTGGCGTTGTTGCTGATGGCTCCGGAATTCCAACGCAGATAG
- a CDS encoding DUF1501 domain-containing protein, with translation MSLLCETPNLSRRAVLMTGGALFAWAYLPRFARAADNRDPRLIVIVLRGALDGLSTVGPVGDPDYAGLHGDIALSLSGPNPALPLDGFFTVNPAMPVFARLFKAGQAAVVHAAATGYRERSHFDGQDVLESGLPGPGNATTGWLNRALASLPSGDRVAKAGGLAIGPSTPLVIRGAAPVLGWAPQALPAPGDALAERVLDLYNHRDPVLAAALQKGLDADRMAMCDQIGGKAMKPRGVLDNAAGMRQSAQGAAKLMAADDGPRIAALAFDGWDTHVNEGGATGRLANLLGGLDGAFEEFETGLGSSWKDTAIVAITEFGRTARINGTVGTDHGTGTVVLLAGGAIKGGRVIADWPGLKPAQLYEQRDLAPTSDVRAVLKGLLADQFGLSAAVLGDKVFPDSAAVRPMPNLVV, from the coding sequence ATGAGCCTTCTTTGTGAAACTCCCAATCTCTCCCGCCGCGCCGTGCTGATGACTGGCGGCGCGCTGTTTGCCTGGGCCTATCTGCCGCGCTTCGCGCGCGCCGCCGACAATCGCGACCCGCGCCTGATCGTCATCGTGCTGCGCGGCGCACTCGATGGGCTGTCGACGGTCGGCCCGGTCGGCGACCCCGACTATGCCGGCCTGCATGGCGATATCGCGCTCTCGCTCTCAGGCCCCAACCCGGCGCTGCCGCTCGACGGCTTCTTCACCGTCAATCCGGCGATGCCGGTGTTCGCGCGGCTGTTCAAGGCGGGCCAGGCAGCGGTCGTGCACGCGGCCGCGACCGGCTACCGCGAACGCTCGCATTTCGACGGCCAGGACGTGCTGGAAAGCGGCCTGCCGGGGCCGGGCAATGCCACGACAGGCTGGCTCAACCGGGCGCTTGCCAGCCTGCCGTCAGGCGACCGCGTGGCGAAAGCCGGCGGGCTCGCAATCGGGCCGTCGACGCCGCTGGTGATCCGCGGCGCCGCACCCGTGCTCGGCTGGGCGCCGCAGGCCTTGCCGGCGCCCGGCGACGCGCTGGCAGAGCGTGTGCTCGACCTCTACAATCATCGCGACCCGGTGCTGGCGGCGGCGCTGCAGAAGGGCCTCGACGCCGACCGGATGGCGATGTGCGACCAGATCGGCGGCAAGGCGATGAAACCGAGAGGCGTCCTCGACAACGCCGCCGGCATGCGGCAGTCCGCGCAGGGTGCGGCGAAGCTGATGGCTGCCGACGACGGGCCGCGCATCGCGGCACTTGCCTTCGACGGCTGGGACACGCATGTCAACGAGGGCGGCGCCACCGGCCGGCTCGCCAATCTGCTCGGCGGCCTCGACGGCGCCTTCGAGGAATTCGAGACGGGGCTTGGCTCGAGCTGGAAGGATACCGCGATCGTGGCGATCACCGAATTCGGACGCACCGCCCGCATCAACGGCACGGTCGGCACGGATCACGGCACCGGCACGGTGGTGCTGCTCGCCGGCGGCGCGATCAAGGGCGGCCGTGTCATCGCCGACTGGCCCGGCCTGAAGCCGGCTCAGCTTTACGAACAGCGCGACCTCGCGCCGACAAGCGATGTCCGCGCGGTGCTGAAGGGCCTCTTAGCCGACCAGTTCGGGCTGTCGGCTGCGGTGCTCGGCGACAAGGTGTTTCCGGATTCGGCGGCGGTGAGGCCGATGCCGAACCTGGTGGTGTGA
- a CDS encoding acid-shock protein, which translates to MIRPSILVVALGLQAAAAAAQTTTPTPAPAPTQPAPSTSAAAKPGTTLEKFEARREKAFMAADTDGDGKVGLAEWTAFQTQRKARGDPAKAFARMDANKDEFVDKSELDAFLAKRFARLDKNADGVLGADETPGHKTAPNQEQ; encoded by the coding sequence ATGATCCGCCCTTCCATACTTGTCGTTGCCCTTGGCCTGCAGGCGGCTGCCGCGGCCGCCCAGACAACGACGCCAACCCCCGCCCCCGCGCCGACCCAACCGGCGCCAAGCACTTCGGCTGCCGCCAAGCCCGGCACCACGCTGGAGAAGTTCGAGGCGCGCCGGGAAAAGGCGTTCATGGCCGCCGACACCGACGGCGACGGCAAGGTCGGCTTGGCCGAGTGGACGGCATTCCAAACCCAGCGCAAGGCCAGGGGCGATCCGGCCAAAGCCTTCGCGCGGATGGATGCCAACAAGGACGAGTTCGTCGACAAGTCGGAGCTCGACGCTTTCCTCGCCAAGCGCTTCGCCAGGCTCGACAAGAACGCCGATGGCGTGCTCGGCGCGGACGAGACGCCGGGCCACAAAACCGCTCCCAATCAGGAGCAATGA
- a CDS encoding RNA polymerase sigma factor gives MGADPDEELVRRISAGDQAAVQAMVARKLPRVLSLATRMLGDAAEAEDVAQETFVRIWRHASGWRQGHARFDTWIHRVALNLCYDRLRRRREWTTDELPEVADERPLPDALAGDEGRRVQQALLRIAPRQREAIVLVYYQELSNIEAAGAMQVSVDALESLLARGRRALQALLIGDDGDD, from the coding sequence ATGGGCGCCGATCCGGACGAGGAACTGGTACGGCGCATCAGTGCCGGCGACCAAGCCGCCGTGCAGGCGATGGTGGCGCGCAAGCTGCCGCGCGTGCTTTCGCTCGCCACCCGCATGCTGGGCGACGCGGCAGAGGCCGAAGACGTTGCCCAAGAGACCTTCGTGCGCATCTGGCGCCATGCCTCCGGCTGGCGCCAGGGGCACGCGCGCTTCGACACCTGGATCCACCGGGTGGCGCTCAACCTCTGCTACGACCGGCTGCGGCGGCGCCGCGAATGGACGACGGACGAACTGCCGGAGGTGGCCGATGAGAGACCGCTTCCCGACGCCCTTGCCGGAGACGAGGGCCGGCGCGTCCAGCAGGCGTTGCTACGCATCGCACCGCGCCAGCGCGAGGCGATCGTGCTCGTCTATTATCAGGAGCTGTCCAACATCGAAGCCGCCGGCGCCATGCAGGTCAGCGTCGATGCGCTGGAAAGCCTGCTCGCGCGGGGTCGCCGCGCGCTGCAGGCCCTGCTCATCGGAGATGATGGCGATGACTGA